One segment of Thermosynechococcus sp. HN-54 DNA contains the following:
- a CDS encoding chlorophyll a/b-binding protein, producing the protein MEDTKTIKAEDRNAWVFGFTPQAEIWNGRLAMIGFVAALLTELITKQGVLHFWGLL; encoded by the coding sequence ATGGAAGATACCAAAACCATCAAAGCTGAAGATCGCAACGCATGGGTGTTTGGATTCACCCCCCAAGCTGAAATTTGGAACGGTCGCCTCGCCATGATTGGCTTTGTGGCAGCGCTACTTACAGAACTGATCACCAAACAAGGCGTGCTTCACTTCTGGGGTCTTCTCTAG
- a CDS encoding serine/threonine-protein kinase has translation MSEPHCDTNIGQVLMNRYRLTELIGKGSMGRVYRAEDILLGGVPVAVKFLSQTLLNDRMKTRFAQEARAGALLGQKSMHVVRVLDYGMNNEEIPFYVMEFLEGENLSDLLLEEPLPLSRFLRIARHMCLGLQVAHEGIIIEGQKCPIIHRDIKPSNVLVIQNGTMGELAKVLDFGIAKFLGDVSEKGQTSSFMGTLAYCSPEQIEGRELDHRSDIYSLGITMYELLTGKMPIQAETHSIGSWFKAHHFQKPIPFNVANPGLHLPPVLEELIMACMAKSPADRPQNVGEIIKVLTALEEQFGGGRVTQPGLDAAAAKISQPPERQSQPPVALATVEEVCWQSVWPADKPVAEIVFPMPLYAQRESAASLWVMLPRAEIDRRMLNIRYNQFLFTTSPHPMILWITAIYDPKQGPRWLPCYLDMKLPRNQELCVLLAETGYYPLLFFSLEDPQHCINVRMFTIATFQRQLLRDWLQTSKSLPSSAPPAVSRNLLKTEFENYKPQILAKLENVKMATVID, from the coding sequence ATGTCAGAACCGCACTGCGACACCAATATTGGCCAAGTTCTTATGAATCGGTATCGACTGACGGAGCTGATTGGCAAAGGCTCAATGGGGCGGGTCTATCGCGCAGAGGACATTCTCCTTGGTGGTGTTCCCGTTGCCGTTAAATTCCTCTCGCAAACACTCCTCAATGATCGCATGAAAACCCGCTTTGCTCAGGAAGCGCGGGCAGGCGCCCTCCTTGGCCAGAAGAGTATGCATGTGGTGCGGGTGCTCGACTACGGCATGAACAACGAGGAAATTCCCTTCTACGTCATGGAATTTTTGGAAGGCGAAAACCTCAGTGATTTGCTCCTAGAAGAACCCCTGCCTTTAAGCCGATTTCTGCGAATTGCACGCCATATGTGCCTTGGTCTTCAGGTGGCCCATGAGGGAATTATTATCGAAGGCCAAAAATGCCCGATTATTCACCGTGACATCAAACCCAGCAATGTCCTTGTGATTCAAAATGGCACGATGGGGGAACTGGCTAAGGTGTTGGATTTTGGCATTGCCAAATTTTTGGGAGATGTCTCTGAGAAAGGGCAAACCTCTTCCTTCATGGGGACCTTGGCCTACTGTTCCCCAGAGCAAATTGAGGGGCGGGAATTGGATCACCGCTCTGACATCTACAGTCTTGGCATCACCATGTATGAGCTACTCACAGGTAAGATGCCCATTCAGGCAGAAACCCACTCCATTGGTAGTTGGTTTAAGGCACACCACTTTCAAAAGCCAATCCCCTTCAATGTCGCGAATCCGGGGTTGCATCTGCCTCCTGTGCTTGAGGAATTAATCATGGCCTGTATGGCCAAATCACCTGCCGATCGCCCCCAAAACGTCGGTGAAATTATCAAAGTCCTAACAGCCCTTGAGGAACAGTTTGGCGGTGGTCGAGTGACCCAGCCGGGGCTAGACGCCGCCGCAGCAAAAATCTCGCAGCCCCCAGAACGCCAGTCTCAACCGCCAGTTGCCCTTGCCACCGTTGAAGAAGTCTGCTGGCAAAGTGTTTGGCCTGCGGATAAACCGGTCGCCGAAATTGTCTTTCCCATGCCCTTGTATGCGCAGCGGGAATCAGCGGCCTCGCTCTGGGTGATGCTACCTCGGGCAGAAATTGATCGGCGGATGCTGAATATTCGCTACAACCAGTTTCTCTTTACCACCAGTCCCCATCCGATGATCCTCTGGATTACTGCCATTTACGACCCCAAGCAAGGTCCCCGCTGGTTGCCCTGTTACCTTGATATGAAACTCCCCCGCAATCAGGAACTGTGTGTTTTATTAGCGGAGACAGGCTACTATCCCCTGCTCTTTTTCTCCCTTGAGGATCCGCAACACTGCATTAATGTACGCATGTTTACCATCGCCACCTTCCAGCGACAACTCCTGCGGGATTGGCTCCAGACGAGTAAAAGCCTGCCCAGTTCTGCACCACCAGCTGTAAGCCGCAATCTCCTCAAGACGGAGTTTGAAAATTACAAGCCGCAAATCCTTGCCAAGTTAGAGAACGTGAAGATGGCCACCGTGATTGATTAG
- a CDS encoding photosystem II manganese-stabilizing polypeptide, with amino-acid sequence MKYRILMATLLAVCLGIFSLSAPAFAAKQTLTYDDIVGTGLANKCPTLDDTARGAYPIDSSQTYRIAQLCLQPTTFLVKEEPKNKRQEAEFVPTKLVTRETTSLDQIQGELKVNSDGSLTFIEEDGIDFQPVTVQMPGGERIPLLFTVKNLVASTQPNISSITTSTDFKGEFTVPSYRTANFLDPKGRGLASGYDSAIAIPQGKEEELARANVKRFSLTKGEISLNVAKVDGRTGEIAGTFESEQLSDDDMGAHEPHEVKIQGLFYARIEPA; translated from the coding sequence ATGAAATATCGCATTTTAATGGCGACTCTGCTGGCGGTATGTTTAGGGATTTTTTCCTTGAGTGCACCCGCCTTTGCCGCAAAACAGACTTTAACCTATGACGATATTGTCGGTACTGGTCTGGCCAACAAGTGCCCTACGCTTGATGATACGGCACGGGGTGCTTACCCCATTGATAGCTCCCAAACCTATCGCATTGCCCAACTGTGCTTGCAGCCGACGACATTTTTGGTCAAGGAAGAGCCTAAGAACAAACGCCAAGAGGCCGAATTTGTTCCCACAAAACTGGTGACCCGCGAAACCACAAGCTTGGATCAAATTCAAGGGGAACTCAAGGTCAACAGCGATGGCAGCCTCACGTTCATAGAGGAGGATGGGATTGATTTCCAGCCAGTGACCGTGCAAATGCCCGGTGGCGAGCGCATCCCACTGCTGTTTACGGTGAAAAACTTGGTGGCGAGCACTCAGCCCAACATTAGCAGCATCACCACTTCAACGGATTTCAAAGGGGAATTCACCGTCCCTTCCTACCGCACTGCTAACTTTCTTGATCCCAAAGGACGGGGCTTGGCCTCTGGTTATGACTCAGCGATCGCCATTCCCCAGGGCAAAGAAGAAGAACTGGCTCGCGCCAACGTCAAACGCTTCTCGCTTACCAAGGGTGAAATTTCTCTGAATGTGGCGAAAGTGGATGGCCGCACGGGTGAAATTGCTGGCACCTTTGAAAGTGAGCAACTCTCCGATGATGATATGGGTGCCCACGAACCCCACGAAGTGAAAATTCAAGGGCTATTTTACGCCCGTATCGAACCAGCCTAG
- a CDS encoding ABC transporter ATP-binding protein, which produces MATLLEVRELRVAYPTPKTSSAATFVVDGVSFCVAAGERFGLVGESGCGKSTVAKAILQLLPSGSQLAGEIMLQGQSLWGLTSAQLRRLRGEQIGLVFQDPMTRLNPLMSIYGHCDELLQSHWPHLTCARRRQRIVEVLDRVRIPANRLPQYPHQFSGGMRQRVAIALALLLNPPLIIADEPTTALDLTVAAEILDELSRLCQEEQRGLLLISHDLTLMAKYCDRLAVMHQGKIVELGAARQVLQQPQHPYTQSLLAATRVTPRESPPLDSAPELLQVHNLQRHYRLGGWLQPQTTIRAVDGVDLTLRRGETLGLVGESGCGKSTLSRLILQLIPATAGEVVFLGRNLTQLPAAQLRTARRDLQMIFQDPHACLNPKMTVGQNLLEPLLIHRLMEKEAARDRVREMLAQVELTPSEVYVHRYPHALSGGQRQRVAIARALITQPQLVVCDEPVSMLDAHIQRQVLALMQQLKEQLQLTYLFITHDLAIARSFCDRIAVMYAGKIVELAPTAQLFAQPQHPYTQKLLAAAL; this is translated from the coding sequence ATGGCGACTCTTTTAGAGGTAAGGGAACTGCGGGTCGCCTACCCCACACCGAAGACATCATCTGCTGCAACGTTCGTAGTGGATGGTGTTTCTTTTTGTGTGGCAGCAGGGGAACGGTTTGGGCTAGTGGGAGAGTCAGGCTGCGGCAAATCCACAGTCGCTAAGGCCATCTTGCAGTTGCTGCCATCGGGGTCACAGCTGGCTGGGGAAATTATGCTTCAGGGGCAATCGCTTTGGGGATTAACGTCAGCGCAGTTGCGCCGTCTGCGGGGCGAGCAAATTGGCTTGGTCTTTCAGGATCCAATGACCCGCCTCAACCCGCTCATGAGTATCTATGGCCACTGCGATGAACTTCTGCAGAGCCATTGGCCACATCTGACTTGTGCCCGGCGGCGGCAGCGGATTGTTGAGGTGCTCGATCGCGTGAGAATTCCCGCCAATCGTCTGCCCCAGTATCCCCATCAGTTTAGTGGCGGCATGCGCCAGCGGGTGGCGATCGCCCTTGCGTTGCTGTTGAACCCTCCCTTGATCATTGCCGATGAACCGACGACGGCTCTTGATCTCACGGTAGCAGCGGAAATTCTCGATGAACTCAGCCGCCTTTGCCAAGAGGAACAGCGGGGACTACTTTTGATTTCCCATGATCTGACATTGATGGCCAAGTATTGCGATCGCCTTGCGGTGATGCACCAAGGCAAGATTGTTGAACTGGGAGCGGCTCGCCAAGTCCTGCAACAGCCACAGCACCCCTATACCCAATCCCTCCTCGCTGCTACCCGCGTTACTCCTAGAGAGTCTCCCCCATTGGACTCTGCTCCCGAACTCCTGCAAGTTCACAATTTACAGCGGCACTACCGCTTGGGGGGATGGCTACAACCACAAACCACAATTCGCGCAGTGGATGGCGTCGATCTGACGTTGCGCCGCGGAGAAACCCTTGGCCTCGTGGGCGAATCTGGCTGTGGCAAAAGTACCCTTTCCCGCTTGATTCTGCAACTGATTCCCGCCACTGCCGGTGAAGTGGTCTTTTTGGGGCGTAATTTAACTCAATTGCCAGCGGCACAACTGCGCACAGCCCGCCGCGATCTGCAAATGATTTTCCAAGACCCCCATGCCTGCCTCAATCCGAAAATGACCGTGGGGCAAAACTTGCTGGAGCCACTGCTGATTCACCGGCTGATGGAAAAAGAGGCTGCCCGAGACCGGGTACGCGAGATGTTGGCACAGGTGGAATTAACCCCCAGTGAAGTGTATGTCCATCGCTATCCCCATGCCCTATCGGGGGGACAACGCCAACGGGTGGCGATCGCCCGCGCCCTGATTACCCAGCCGCAACTGGTGGTCTGTGATGAACCGGTGAGTATGCTCGATGCCCATATCCAACGGCAGGTGCTGGCGCTGATGCAGCAGTTAAAAGAGCAATTGCAACTCACGTATCTCTTTATTACCCACGATCTGGCGATCGCCCGCAGTTTTTGCGATCGCATTGCCGTAATGTATGCTGGCAAGATTGTTGAACTGGCTCCTACCGCGCAATTATTTGCCCAGCCGCAGCATCCCTACACGCAAAAACTCCTTGCCGCAGCGTTGTAG
- a CDS encoding PhoX family phosphatase produces MGEYFGDLLPRVLGRRTVLKTALFGAAGLTLATLTKGCATAPALGFPTIYPNTDDKITLPEGFEHGVVIRWGDALDGGENLNWNRIHQTVTEADVQRQQQCFGYNCDFVGYQTTPDGKHLLVVNHEYTNPELMFQTVGDRPNQWQAALQREAHGLSIVEIAKNTNGGWRYVKASPYNRRITGSTPCNISGPAKGHPLLKTAADPTGTRVNGTLNNCSAGKTPWGTVLTCEENFHTYFGGSDSNLTGMVKELHKRYDIPSDRADRYGFYLYEDRFNIAKEPQEAFRFGWVVEVDPLSPDRPPIKRTALGRFRHEAATTVIAPDGRVVVYMGDDERFEYAYKFITKGKYQANNRAANLTLLDEGELYVARFKDDLTGEWRAIARVEGSTITPNPNLPTAFQQDPALCFIYTRAAADALGATKMDRPEDFEWNPVTKSVWLALTYNEKRKAKATDGANPRPENVMGHVIEIIEQGNNPTALQFQWRLPLLCGDPTAPEQNRQLVLYGEPTNPKMPPISAPDNLTFDRAGNVWIATDGNGGSTRLGKNDGVYVLNPYRRELKMFLSGVPGCEICGPEFSSDYQTFFCAIQHPGEGAKSTAEVPTRWPYGEEVVVPRPAVIAVWRPDGREVSA; encoded by the coding sequence ATGGGTGAATACTTTGGTGATCTGTTACCCCGTGTCCTAGGCCGACGCACTGTACTGAAAACTGCCCTTTTTGGGGCGGCGGGTTTAACCCTTGCAACCCTGACTAAAGGGTGTGCCACTGCACCAGCTTTAGGCTTTCCAACGATTTACCCCAACACGGACGATAAAATTACGTTGCCTGAGGGCTTTGAGCATGGGGTGGTGATTCGCTGGGGGGATGCCCTCGATGGCGGTGAAAACTTGAATTGGAATCGCATTCACCAAACAGTCACCGAAGCGGATGTCCAGCGGCAGCAGCAGTGCTTTGGCTACAACTGTGATTTTGTTGGCTATCAGACCACACCCGATGGCAAGCACTTACTCGTGGTTAACCATGAGTACACGAACCCTGAACTGATGTTTCAAACGGTGGGCGATCGCCCCAATCAATGGCAAGCAGCCCTTCAGCGAGAAGCCCATGGACTCTCCATTGTCGAGATTGCTAAAAACACCAATGGCGGCTGGCGGTACGTAAAAGCCTCTCCCTACAACCGTCGGATTACGGGTTCAACCCCCTGTAACATTTCTGGCCCTGCCAAAGGTCACCCCCTGCTCAAAACGGCTGCTGATCCTACGGGCACACGCGTCAACGGCACACTCAATAACTGCTCAGCGGGCAAGACCCCTTGGGGCACCGTACTCACCTGTGAGGAAAACTTCCATACCTACTTTGGGGGTAGTGATAGCAACCTCACGGGCATGGTGAAGGAGCTGCATAAACGCTATGACATTCCCAGCGATCGCGCCGATCGCTATGGCTTTTATCTCTATGAAGATCGCTTCAACATCGCGAAGGAACCCCAAGAGGCCTTTCGCTTTGGCTGGGTTGTGGAGGTGGATCCCCTCTCCCCCGATCGCCCACCCATTAAACGCACAGCCCTAGGACGCTTTCGCCATGAGGCGGCGACAACGGTGATTGCCCCCGATGGACGAGTGGTGGTGTATATGGGGGATGATGAACGCTTTGAGTATGCCTATAAATTCATTACCAAGGGCAAGTACCAAGCCAACAATCGCGCCGCCAACTTGACCCTGTTGGACGAGGGGGAACTCTACGTTGCCCGCTTCAAGGATGATCTCACGGGTGAATGGCGAGCGATCGCCCGCGTTGAGGGCAGCACAATTACCCCCAACCCCAATCTGCCGACAGCCTTTCAACAGGATCCTGCCCTCTGTTTTATTTACACTCGCGCTGCCGCCGATGCCCTAGGGGCAACGAAAATGGATCGACCCGAGGACTTCGAGTGGAATCCCGTCACCAAAAGTGTCTGGCTAGCACTGACCTACAACGAGAAACGCAAGGCCAAGGCCACGGATGGCGCCAATCCCCGTCCTGAAAATGTGATGGGGCATGTGATTGAAATCATTGAGCAGGGGAATAACCCAACCGCCTTGCAGTTTCAGTGGCGTTTGCCGTTGCTCTGTGGAGATCCCACCGCCCCAGAACAGAACCGCCAGTTAGTGCTTTATGGTGAACCCACCAACCCAAAAATGCCGCCAATCTCAGCACCCGATAACTTAACCTTCGATCGCGCTGGCAATGTCTGGATTGCCACGGATGGCAATGGCGGGTCAACCCGCTTGGGCAAAAATGATGGCGTTTATGTCCTCAATCCCTATCGACGCGAACTGAAGATGTTCCTCTCTGGTGTGCCTGGCTGTGAAATTTGTGGCCCTGAATTTAGCAGTGACTATCAAACCTTCTTCTGTGCTATTCAGCATCCGGGGGAAGGGGCAAAATCCACTGCTGAGGTTCCCACTCGCTGGCCCTATGGAGAAGAAGTAGTCGTGCCTCGCCCTGCCGTGATTGCCGTGTGGCGCCCAGATGGTCGGGAAGTTTCAGCTTAG
- a CDS encoding FtsW/RodA/SpoVE family cell cycle protein: protein MKWWRFLPFGDRDLQQWTLEARLLHWLTLVWIALGLVVLFSASFPVGLAETGDGLYYFTRQLLWLALGWIGFQVFLRLPLRRSLQMAIPGFFLFLLLIWATRLPGVGTTVMGATRWISLGSFQLQPSEMMKPFLVLQAAWVFSSWRRLHLKARCFWLTAFALTLLGILIQPNLSTTALCGMTLWLMALGAGLPLAPLLLTAMSGLGLAVLSISINEYQRRRVMSFLNPWADAMGDGYQLVQSLLAVASGGVWGAGYGFSQQKLSYLPIQHTDFIFAVYAEETGLVGCLLLLALLAAYGWLGMRVIMQARDALVQLIALGATVLMLLQALINIGVAIGLLPTTGLPFPLFSYGGSSIMASLAIAGLLIRCAREAQPAEVIAFPSATNTRATTSRTHRRRAAPVVPLRPEGINRYSSRKP, encoded by the coding sequence GTGAAGTGGTGGCGTTTTCTTCCCTTTGGCGATCGCGACCTGCAACAGTGGACACTGGAAGCGCGATTGCTCCACTGGTTGACCCTTGTCTGGATTGCCCTTGGTTTGGTGGTGCTCTTTTCCGCTAGTTTTCCCGTGGGCTTGGCCGAAACAGGGGATGGGCTGTACTACTTTACACGTCAACTGCTGTGGCTTGCCCTTGGCTGGATAGGGTTTCAAGTGTTTCTGCGGCTGCCGCTGCGGCGATCGCTCCAGATGGCGATTCCGGGGTTCTTTTTGTTTCTGCTGCTCATCTGGGCAACCCGACTACCGGGGGTGGGAACGACGGTGATGGGAGCGACACGCTGGATTAGTCTTGGTTCTTTTCAACTCCAGCCCTCGGAGATGATGAAGCCTTTTTTAGTTTTGCAAGCGGCTTGGGTCTTTAGTTCTTGGCGGCGGCTGCATCTGAAGGCGCGCTGCTTTTGGTTAACGGCCTTTGCCCTGACACTGCTGGGGATTTTAATTCAACCCAACCTCAGTACCACCGCCCTCTGTGGCATGACGTTATGGTTGATGGCCCTTGGTGCAGGTTTACCCTTGGCGCCCCTGCTGTTGACGGCCATGAGTGGACTTGGCTTAGCGGTGCTGAGTATCAGCATTAACGAGTATCAGCGACGGCGCGTGATGTCGTTCCTGAACCCGTGGGCAGATGCAATGGGGGATGGCTACCAACTGGTACAGAGTCTATTGGCGGTTGCCTCCGGGGGGGTTTGGGGAGCAGGCTATGGTTTTTCACAACAAAAGCTTTCCTACTTACCGATTCAGCACACGGATTTTATTTTTGCCGTTTATGCTGAGGAAACGGGATTGGTGGGCTGTCTGCTCCTGTTGGCTTTGTTAGCGGCCTATGGCTGGCTGGGCATGCGGGTGATCATGCAGGCGCGGGATGCCTTGGTGCAATTGATTGCTTTGGGAGCCACAGTGCTCATGCTCCTGCAAGCCCTAATTAATATTGGTGTGGCCATTGGACTCCTGCCGACAACGGGACTGCCCTTTCCTCTCTTTAGCTATGGCGGTAGTTCAATTATGGCCAGTCTAGCGATCGCTGGCCTGTTGATTCGTTGTGCCCGTGAAGCGCAGCCGGCAGAGGTGATTGCCTTCCCCAGTGCGACAAACACTCGCGCCACAACGTCTAGAACCCACCGCCGCCGGGCTGCTCCCGTCGTACCCCTGCGTCCCGAAGGGATCAATCGCTATTCTTCGCGCAAGCCCTAA
- the trpA gene encoding tryptophan synthase subunit alpha, protein MPTISERFEQCRARQRCALIPFLTAGDPDLETTVAALRALDAHGADVIELGIPYSDPLADGPVIQAAATRALQRGTRLEAVLEMTTDLHRQLRVPLILFTYYNPIYHWGVSSFLKAVAQAGIKGLVIPDLPLEEAEPVLAETANLGLELTLLIAPTTSPERMQAIATASQGFIYLVSTTGVTGMRQEMASRVQELLRTLRQITPKPIGVGFGIASPEHARQVRDWGADAAIVGSAFVKRLAEPDQGVAAVAEFCQALRTALDTP, encoded by the coding sequence GTGCCTACCATTTCTGAACGCTTTGAGCAATGTCGTGCCCGTCAACGCTGTGCCCTGATTCCCTTTTTGACTGCTGGCGACCCTGATTTAGAGACCACGGTTGCTGCCCTCAGAGCCTTGGATGCCCATGGTGCCGATGTGATTGAACTGGGGATACCCTATTCGGATCCCTTGGCCGATGGTCCAGTGATTCAGGCAGCCGCCACCCGCGCTCTGCAACGGGGAACTCGCCTCGAGGCAGTGTTGGAAATGACAACGGACTTGCACCGCCAACTGAGGGTGCCGCTCATCTTATTTACCTACTACAATCCCATCTACCATTGGGGGGTCTCTTCATTTCTGAAAGCGGTTGCCCAGGCCGGGATCAAGGGCTTAGTGATTCCCGATCTGCCCCTTGAGGAAGCGGAACCCGTACTCGCTGAGACCGCCAATCTGGGTTTGGAATTGACACTGCTGATTGCGCCCACTACATCGCCCGAACGGATGCAGGCGATCGCCACCGCTTCCCAAGGCTTCATCTACCTCGTCAGCACCACGGGTGTCACGGGGATGCGCCAAGAAATGGCCAGTCGCGTTCAGGAACTGTTGCGCACGCTGCGGCAAATTACCCCCAAGCCCATTGGTGTGGGTTTTGGCATTGCCAGTCCAGAGCATGCCCGTCAGGTGCGCGATTGGGGTGCTGATGCTGCCATTGTCGGCAGTGCCTTTGTCAAACGTCTTGCGGAACCGGATCAGGGAGTCGCCGCTGTTGCCGAGTTTTGTCAGGCACTCCGAACGGCTCTCGATACCCCCTAG
- a CDS encoding ShlB/FhaC/HecB family hemolysin secretion/activation protein, translating into MKTKLFAPVTIFAILGSTGTTTPAVAIPIITPTQQDIQPPLPDPAPLSPTPAPVLEPPSSLPSPTPETETILIPVQKIIVEGSTVFGPAEFDPILKPLEGRQVTLAELQGAADAITKLYLEKGYLTSRAVLGEQVARDGVITIQVLEGRLEEIRIEGNKGILQRYIRSRIALGAGVPLNSNRLEEQLRLLRTDPLFANLSASLRPGTTPQDSILVVRVVPANWFNAAFGLDNNSPPAIAPNRATVFLGHSNLSGRGDSIYGSYAIGNNLGTFDWGASNTVEFGYSLPLNALNGTFTIRTVQADSEITRPPALAAFDIRSESAIYQASFRQPVIRNIREELAFGIGFLMQSGQTFVLGVPTSISIGSDPSGYSATRVLELTQEYIRRDTQGAWVFRSQFNFGLPIFGATENPSPTPDGTFFSWLGQGQRLQRLWADNFLILRTDVQLSPNSLLPFHQFVIGGPLSVRGYSTNALSGDNGLRFSGEARFPVLRTANRRPLISLGPLFDLGVVWNNSRNPAGAVPNNVIAGLGLGLLVQPTPNLDIQFQYAAPLIDLPGQTRSLQSDGIYFTLTVRP; encoded by the coding sequence GTGAAAACAAAATTATTTGCACCCGTCACTATTTTTGCAATTCTCGGCAGCACAGGCACAACGACACCTGCGGTGGCGATTCCCATCATCACCCCGACGCAACAGGACATTCAGCCACCGCTACCTGATCCAGCCCCGTTATCACCAACACCAGCGCCAGTTCTTGAACCGCCCTCCTCACTGCCTAGCCCGACCCCGGAAACTGAAACTATTTTAATACCTGTACAAAAAATTATTGTTGAAGGCAGCACCGTCTTTGGGCCAGCGGAATTTGATCCCATTCTCAAGCCTCTTGAAGGGCGTCAGGTCACGCTAGCAGAGCTACAGGGCGCAGCCGATGCCATCACAAAACTCTATCTAGAGAAAGGTTATCTGACCTCGCGCGCAGTGCTTGGGGAGCAAGTGGCACGGGATGGCGTGATTACAATTCAGGTGCTTGAGGGTCGCTTAGAGGAGATCCGCATTGAAGGCAATAAAGGAATTCTCCAGCGGTATATTCGCAGCCGCATTGCCCTCGGCGCTGGTGTGCCTCTGAATTCCAATCGCCTTGAGGAGCAGTTGCGCCTCTTACGGACGGATCCCCTCTTTGCCAATCTTTCGGCAAGTTTGCGACCCGGTACAACTCCCCAAGACAGTATTTTGGTGGTACGGGTGGTGCCTGCCAACTGGTTCAACGCTGCCTTTGGTTTGGATAACAACAGCCCGCCGGCGATCGCCCCCAACCGTGCCACTGTCTTTTTGGGTCACAGCAACCTCAGTGGTCGTGGCGATAGCATTTACGGCTCCTACGCCATTGGCAACAACCTTGGCACATTTGACTGGGGGGCGTCCAACACTGTGGAGTTTGGCTACAGCCTCCCCCTCAACGCCCTGAATGGCACGTTCACGATTCGCACTGTCCAAGCCGATAGCGAAATTACTCGTCCACCTGCGCTCGCGGCTTTTGATATCCGCAGTGAGTCCGCGATTTACCAAGCCAGTTTTCGCCAACCGGTGATTCGCAATATCCGTGAGGAACTGGCCTTTGGCATTGGCTTCCTAATGCAGTCGGGGCAAACCTTTGTTTTGGGAGTGCCAACCTCCATTTCCATTGGCTCTGATCCATCGGGCTATAGTGCCACCCGTGTTCTTGAACTCACCCAAGAGTATATTCGCCGCGACACCCAAGGGGCATGGGTCTTTCGTTCGCAATTTAACTTTGGCCTACCGATCTTTGGCGCCACAGAAAACCCCAGTCCGACCCCTGATGGTACTTTCTTTAGCTGGCTGGGACAGGGGCAGCGACTGCAACGCCTTTGGGCAGATAACTTTTTGATTTTGCGCACGGATGTGCAACTGAGTCCCAATAGCCTGCTCCCCTTTCACCAATTTGTGATTGGTGGGCCTCTGTCGGTGCGGGGTTACTCGACCAATGCCCTCTCTGGGGATAATGGCCTGCGATTCTCTGGGGAAGCCCGTTTTCCCGTACTGCGCACTGCCAATCGCCGTCCGCTCATTTCCCTTGGGCCGCTGTTTGATCTGGGGGTCGTCTGGAACAATAGCCGTAATCCTGCGGGAGCTGTGCCCAACAATGTGATTGCTGGCTTAGGCTTGGGTCTCTTGGTGCAACCCACCCCAAACCTCGATATTCAGTTTCAATATGCGGCGCCGTTGATTGATCTGCCCGGTCAAACCCGTAGTTTACAGTCCGATGGCATTTACTTTACCTTGACGGTGCGTCCCTAG